One genomic segment of Desulfomicrobium sp. ZS1 includes these proteins:
- a CDS encoding NUDIX domain-containing protein — translation MTTTAGPIRHDRYRFCPACGAPLELQRLRSDEPPRLVCSKCSGVVYLDPKVVTCVILEIGDKVLLMRRKRLDDTHKWLLPGGYVDEGEPVEQAAIREIREEVNLDITLDGLVGVFSYAGWPPVIIVYSAHLDKAEPSAGEETEDLDLFSHDQIPWDKLAFPSTRDALLAYVQGRTCQPMPLSVSTLPHNP, via the coding sequence ATGACCACAACCGCCGGTCCCATCCGTCACGACCGCTACCGTTTCTGCCCCGCCTGCGGAGCGCCACTGGAATTGCAACGCCTGCGCTCGGACGAACCACCTCGCCTGGTGTGCTCGAAATGCTCGGGCGTGGTGTATCTCGACCCCAAGGTCGTGACCTGCGTCATCCTTGAAATCGGCGACAAGGTTCTGCTCATGCGCCGCAAGCGCCTGGACGACACCCACAAATGGCTCCTGCCCGGAGGCTATGTGGACGAAGGCGAGCCCGTCGAACAGGCCGCCATCCGCGAAATTCGCGAGGAAGTGAATCTTGACATCACCCTGGACGGACTGGTCGGCGTCTTCTCCTACGCCGGATGGCCGCCGGTCATCATCGTCTACAGCGCCCATCTGGACAAAGCGGAACCCAGCGCGGGCGAAGAGACGGAGGATCTGGACCTCTTCTCGCACGACCAGATACCGTGGGACAAGCTGGCCTTTCCGAGCACCCGCGACGCCCTCTTGGCCTATGTGCAGGGGCGGACTTGCCAACCCATGCCTCTGTCCGTAAGCACTTTGCCCCATAACCCGTAG
- a CDS encoding DMT family transporter, whose translation MDGLILVLTALAGCLMPVQPAVNAVTAQMMSSPYLASFFSFLTGTLVLGLLCLALRLPWPDGKIIMGLPWWAWLAGPMGAFFVTMTIVAVPRLGAMSVMALLIAGQMGMSLVMDHFGWLGIPAQPISLWRILGAILLFTGVVLIRKF comes from the coding sequence ATGGATGGACTGATTCTCGTCTTGACAGCGCTGGCCGGGTGTCTCATGCCGGTCCAGCCGGCCGTGAACGCTGTTACCGCACAGATGATGAGCAGCCCGTATCTGGCCTCGTTTTTTTCTTTTCTGACCGGCACGCTGGTTTTGGGTCTTTTGTGCCTGGCTCTGCGCCTGCCTTGGCCCGACGGGAAAATCATAATGGGCCTGCCGTGGTGGGCCTGGTTGGCCGGTCCCATGGGAGCCTTTTTCGTGACCATGACCATCGTCGCCGTGCCGCGTCTGGGCGCCATGAGCGTCATGGCCCTCTTGATCGCCGGACAGATGGGTATGTCTTTGGTCATGGATCATTTCGGATGGCTTGGAATCCCGGCCCAGCCCATCTCCTTGTGGCGGATCCTGGGCGCGATCCTGCTTTTCACCGGCGTAGTGCTGATTCGCAAATTCTAA
- a CDS encoding cytoplasmic protein, whose amino-acid sequence MKTALFVFNGDPMCFIHVLLNALDMHAGGHEVRIVMEGASVALTPALLKPEHPLSKLFVKVREAGLLEGACKACSVKLGVASEIEAAGIALIGDMSGHPAMRTYMDAGWQVITF is encoded by the coding sequence ATGAAAACAGCCCTGTTCGTATTCAACGGCGACCCCATGTGTTTTATCCACGTACTTCTGAACGCTCTCGACATGCACGCCGGCGGTCACGAAGTCCGCATCGTCATGGAAGGCGCGTCCGTGGCGCTGACCCCGGCGTTGCTCAAACCCGAGCACCCCCTGTCCAAACTTTTCGTCAAGGTCCGCGAGGCCGGGTTGCTTGAAGGCGCGTGCAAGGCCTGCTCCGTCAAGCTTGGCGTTGCCTCCGAGATCGAAGCTGCTGGAATTGCGCTCATCGGTGACATGAGCGGTCATCCGGCCATGCGTACCTACATGGACGCCGGGTGGCAGGTCATCACGTTTTGA
- the yjjX gene encoding inosine/xanthosine triphosphatase yields the protein MAGHHVLIRENQSGPSSDAVLVIRVGSLNPVKLGAIREVMRVPFPLARFEPVPAPSEVPDQPLGLEETLRGAKNRARNAFADCALSVALESGLIEVPGSNTGYMNLTACAIYDGREMYLGLGPAFELPPDVTRLVVEDGLELDPAVRQAGLTDNERIGYAQGIIGILSGGRVTRMDYSRPAVSMALVRMGR from the coding sequence GTGGCAGGTCATCACGTTTTGATCCGGGAGAACCAAAGCGGCCCCAGCAGCGATGCTGTGCTGGTCATTCGGGTCGGTTCGCTCAATCCGGTCAAGCTCGGGGCCATCCGCGAGGTCATGCGCGTGCCCTTCCCCCTGGCCCGGTTTGAGCCCGTGCCTGCCCCCTCCGAAGTGCCGGATCAGCCCCTGGGCCTGGAAGAGACCCTGCGCGGGGCAAAGAACCGCGCCAGGAACGCTTTTGCGGATTGCGCCCTGTCCGTGGCCCTGGAATCGGGACTCATCGAAGTGCCCGGGTCGAACACGGGCTACATGAATCTGACGGCCTGCGCCATTTACGACGGCCGTGAAATGTACCTGGGGCTGGGTCCCGCCTTCGAACTTCCCCCGGATGTGACACGCCTGGTGGTGGAGGATGGGCTGGAACTTGATCCGGCCGTACGCCAGGCCGGGCTGACCGATAACGAACGCATCGGCTACGCCCAGGGCATCATCGGAATCCTGAGTGGCGGGCGCGTGACGCGCATGGATTACAGTCGGCCGGCGGTGTCCATGGCACTGGTCCGCATGGGCCGTTGA
- a CDS encoding glucokinase, whose protein sequence is MAYILAADIGGTNSRFGLFGHLSGRDPELLESYSVLTASVDSLAQLLQRIRDAGLSIDPMVADQVVLAVAGPVQDGARCSLTNASWDIDLRESSAGLPADRTVLINDFVAQALGCRTRNAAESSIPVQEGAARPGVVAAVGPGTGLGLCALAPLAGGCPGFLALPSEGGHAPLAFVTEREFEFLRFLQARTGHSHAFGDIVVSGQGLCAMHLFLTGRDLPAAEVAREIGPQSETAEWFARFFGRACRAYALHVLAWGGLYLCGGIVAKNPFLAAHHEFLREFCDCPAYGHLLAEIPIRLITTNDTGLRGAASHGRSLLDTGINDASHVFVA, encoded by the coding sequence ATGGCATATATTCTGGCCGCCGACATTGGCGGAACCAACAGCCGTTTCGGACTTTTCGGCCATCTTTCAGGCCGTGATCCGGAGCTCCTGGAATCGTACAGTGTCTTGACCGCTTCGGTCGATTCGCTTGCGCAGCTGCTGCAGCGGATTCGGGACGCGGGTCTGAGTATTGATCCCATGGTCGCCGATCAGGTTGTCCTGGCCGTGGCCGGTCCTGTGCAGGACGGGGCGCGCTGCAGCCTGACCAATGCGAGCTGGGACATTGATCTGCGTGAGTCCTCGGCCGGATTGCCGGCGGACCGGACCGTCCTGATCAACGACTTCGTGGCCCAGGCCCTTGGCTGTCGGACCCGCAACGCGGCCGAGTCTTCCATTCCGGTTCAGGAAGGGGCGGCTCGTCCCGGAGTGGTGGCTGCGGTGGGTCCGGGAACGGGGCTTGGCCTTTGCGCCCTTGCCCCATTGGCTGGCGGGTGTCCTGGTTTTCTGGCCCTGCCCTCCGAAGGTGGACATGCGCCCCTGGCCTTTGTCACCGAGCGGGAGTTCGAGTTCCTGAGATTTCTTCAAGCCCGCACCGGCCATTCTCATGCCTTTGGCGATATCGTGGTCTCGGGGCAGGGCCTTTGCGCCATGCATCTGTTTTTAACGGGGCGGGATCTGCCCGCGGCCGAGGTGGCACGCGAGATCGGACCGCAAAGTGAAACAGCGGAGTGGTTCGCACGTTTCTTTGGCCGCGCCTGCCGGGCTTACGCGTTGCACGTGCTGGCCTGGGGCGGTCTTTATCTCTGTGGCGGAATAGTGGCCAAGAATCCCTTTCTGGCCGCTCACCATGAATTTTTGCGTGAATTTTGCGATTGTCCGGCCTACGGGCATCTTCTGGCGGAAATCCCCATCCGGCTGATCACCACTAACGATACGGGCCTTCGCGGCGCAGCCAGTCACGGGCGGTCGCTTTTGGACACGGGAATAAACGACGCCTCCCACGTTTTTGTGGCGTAG
- a CDS encoding DUF3124 domain-containing protein: protein MRWIMLCLLLVPLSGFCGGPVLSSGQLLYVPVYSHIYTGDKERPFNLAVTLSIRNTDPRGNLRLTAVDYYDTDGHLVRHYLDVPVEITPLASIRYVVAEKDIKGGSGANFLVRWEAAKPINAPVVESVMIGAQSGQGISFTSQSREVQE, encoded by the coding sequence ATGCGTTGGATCATGCTGTGCCTGCTTTTGGTCCCCCTGTCCGGATTTTGCGGCGGACCGGTCCTGTCATCGGGTCAGCTGCTGTATGTGCCCGTATATTCGCACATCTACACCGGGGACAAGGAGCGGCCGTTCAATCTGGCCGTGACCCTGTCCATTCGCAATACCGATCCGCGCGGCAATCTGAGGCTGACGGCAGTGGATTATTATGACACCGATGGACATCTGGTCCGGCACTATCTTGATGTGCCTGTGGAGATCACGCCGCTTGCCTCCATTCGTTACGTGGTGGCCGAAAAGGACATAAAGGGCGGCTCGGGTGCCAATTTTCTGGTGCGCTGGGAGGCCGCAAAGCCGATCAATGCCCCGGTGGTGGAGTCGGTCATGATCGGAGCCCAGTCGGGTCAGGGCATTTCCTTCACTTCCCAGTCGAGGGAAGTTCAAGAATAA
- a CDS encoding nitroreductase family protein produces the protein MLEILRKRRSIRHYTPQALEPEVMELLREAVLRSPSSRGLDPWEFIFVTDKPLLEALSKAKPHGAHFLRDAALGVVVLGHEDKADTWIEDCAIASIILQLACESLGLGSCWMQIRLRPHDQERTAEDRVREILRIPPHLRVESIISIGYPAKALAGHARETLKDHTIRTNTYS, from the coding sequence ATGCTCGAAATCCTGCGCAAACGCCGCAGCATCCGCCATTACACGCCGCAGGCCCTTGAACCCGAAGTCATGGAACTGCTGCGGGAAGCCGTGCTGCGTTCGCCGTCTTCCCGCGGGCTCGACCCCTGGGAGTTCATTTTTGTCACGGACAAGCCCCTTCTTGAGGCCCTGTCCAAGGCCAAACCCCACGGCGCGCATTTTCTGCGCGACGCGGCGCTGGGCGTGGTCGTGCTCGGTCACGAAGACAAGGCCGACACCTGGATCGAGGACTGCGCCATCGCCTCCATCATCCTGCAGTTGGCGTGCGAGAGCCTCGGCCTGGGCAGTTGCTGGATGCAGATCCGCCTGCGGCCCCACGACCAGGAAAGAACGGCCGAGGACCGCGTGCGCGAGATTTTGCGCATTCCGCCCCATTTGCGGGTTGAATCCATCATCAGCATCGGGTATCCGGCCAAAGCCCTCGCGGGTCATGCCCGCGAAACCCTCAAGGATCACACGATCAGGACCAACACCTACTCATGA